One Helianthus annuus cultivar XRQ/B chromosome 12, HanXRQr2.0-SUNRISE, whole genome shotgun sequence genomic region harbors:
- the LOC118484801 gene encoding uncharacterized protein LOC118484801 has protein sequence MSHIHGSQCSPWKVLAWIGVKRPMQFLHNTIAITRVPNPFRIRAFSAPVGQAVISTSIEVINSIKAAGWWDNIKQKVYCHTTTCNHRSPSSLRWFPFKDSDR, from the exons ATGTCTCACATACATGGATCACAATGTTCTCCATGGAAAGTTTTAGCTTGGATAGGTGTCAAGAGACCTATGCAATTCCTACACAACACCATTGCCATAACAAGAGTACCAAACCCATTCCGGATTAGAGCATTTTCAGCACCAGTTGGTCAGGCGGTTATCTCAACTTCGATTGAAGTAATCAATTCGATCAAAGCTGCAGGCTGGTGGGATAATATCAAACAGAAAGTCTACTGCCACACCACCACCTGCAACCATAGGAGCCCGTCTTCGCTTCGCTGGTTTCCGTTTAAG GATTCCGACAGATGA